From Falco cherrug isolate bFalChe1 chromosome 4, bFalChe1.pri, whole genome shotgun sequence, one genomic window encodes:
- the VGLL4 gene encoding transcription cofactor vestigial-like protein 4 isoform X5: protein MWNFSYRNKTANGDYRKEHRERSRSPIERAAAPTMSLHANHMYASIPSLTMDQPLALTKNSMDATRTVGITPTLTSVERQQNRPSVITCASANNRNCNLSHCPIAHSGCGSAMPAYRRPSSTTTACDPVVEEHFRRSLGKNYKEPEPVANSVSITGSVDDHFAKALGDTWLQIKAAKDGVSSSPESASRRGQSSPSSHMVNHNHSPSVVS, encoded by the exons AAACAAGACTGCCAATGGAGATTATCGGAAGGAGCACAGAGAGAGGAGTCGCAGCCCAATAGAGAGGGCTGCTGCCCCAACAATGAGCCTTCATGCCAATCACATGTATGCCTCAATCCCAAGCTTGACCATGGATCAACCTCTAGCACTGACCAAAAACAGCATGGATGCAACCCGAACAGTTGGCATCACACCTACACTGACTTCTGTGGAACGGCAGCAG AACCGTCCATCCGTAATCACCTGTGCTTCTGCGAACAACCGGAACTGTAACCTCTCTCACTGCCCCATTGCACACAGTGGCTGCGGTTCAGCAATGCCTGCCTACAGAAGACCCTCTAGCA CTACCACTGCCTGTGACCCAGTGGTGGAAGAGCACTTCCGCCGAAGCCTTGGCAAGAATTACAAGGAGCCTGAGCCAGTGGCAAACTCTGTGTCCATCACAGGATCAGTCGATGACCACTTTGCCAAAGCACTTGGGGATACATGGCTTCAGATTAAAGCTGCGAAGGACGGAGTCTCCAGCAGTCCTGAGTCTGCTTCACGGCGGGGCCagtcttccccttcctctcatATGGTCAATCATAATCACTCGCCCTCTGTAGTCTCATGA
- the VGLL4 gene encoding transcription cofactor vestigial-like protein 4 isoform X6 → MLAPRNKTANGDYRKEHRERSRSPIERAAAPTMSLHANHMYASIPSLTMDQPLALTKNSMDATRTVGITPTLTSVERQQNRPSVITCASANNRNCNLSHCPIAHSGCGSAMPAYRRPSSTTTACDPVVEEHFRRSLGKNYKEPEPVANSVSITGSVDDHFAKALGDTWLQIKAAKDGVSSSPESASRRGQSSPSSHMVNHNHSPSVVS, encoded by the exons ATGCTCGCCCCGAG AAACAAGACTGCCAATGGAGATTATCGGAAGGAGCACAGAGAGAGGAGTCGCAGCCCAATAGAGAGGGCTGCTGCCCCAACAATGAGCCTTCATGCCAATCACATGTATGCCTCAATCCCAAGCTTGACCATGGATCAACCTCTAGCACTGACCAAAAACAGCATGGATGCAACCCGAACAGTTGGCATCACACCTACACTGACTTCTGTGGAACGGCAGCAG AACCGTCCATCCGTAATCACCTGTGCTTCTGCGAACAACCGGAACTGTAACCTCTCTCACTGCCCCATTGCACACAGTGGCTGCGGTTCAGCAATGCCTGCCTACAGAAGACCCTCTAGCA CTACCACTGCCTGTGACCCAGTGGTGGAAGAGCACTTCCGCCGAAGCCTTGGCAAGAATTACAAGGAGCCTGAGCCAGTGGCAAACTCTGTGTCCATCACAGGATCAGTCGATGACCACTTTGCCAAAGCACTTGGGGATACATGGCTTCAGATTAAAGCTGCGAAGGACGGAGTCTCCAGCAGTCCTGAGTCTGCTTCACGGCGGGGCCagtcttccccttcctctcatATGGTCAATCATAATCACTCGCCCTCTGTAGTCTCATGA